One region of Cuculus canorus isolate bCucCan1 chromosome 6, bCucCan1.pri, whole genome shotgun sequence genomic DNA includes:
- the OBSL1 gene encoding obscurin-like protein 1 isoform X2: MEGLRGAPRFLAYPRAFTVQSGANAVLSCQITGDPQPSILWEKDKTPIESSGRFHVEVKGDLYSLLVSHATPQDSGLYICKARNSVGETYAAATLKVEEGDPQEEDKCSGGEAPTFLVAPLSTRVCRGGDVTFTCRVSGQPCPVLEWEKDGHKLSDVFESSHFMVGQEPKNWHFLKLFGARPQDGGVYVCRAHSGSREALAAAVLLVEPRALPDGLPNGSPADGSKLLAERQQRLQRHTTGQHVAPETWVPNGTVPARVPGAKAFTVSAGKHAKFRCYITGKPKPEIVWQKDGEPLTPGRRHLVYEDREGYFILKVLYCKPQDQGLYVCTASNTAGQTLSAVQLQVKEHRLRFQVQLLDVEVAEREDAVLECQVPLETIPTAWYLEDRELQPSHKYVMEEKGVLRRLTIRDARTDDDGIYLCQMKDKGRSIAEVSVRGVITKRLPRKLDVMEGENAVFCVETRDELEGICWSRDGLQLQESPRTVLKSFGRTHLLVLVHVTRQDAGIISFAVGESQTSSQLRVKCVKHDPPSAPVAAEMSVAESNVALLTWCPAPNTHLHPPSRYLLERREAAGGEWVQCLATDLPGRVQVLGDSVPREADYCFRVCAVNEHGRSDPIEFPGSVHLAPAARLERGLRDVQVRDGEDALFSLELSAIVNGAWFLNGARLGEEESDGRCRVQQHGMEHSLLIQGAQLADSGAQVTFVSGSVWDSATLHVQAPQVHIDPSPEAERLLEVPAGMPVLLECQVFPPGAPVRWLKDGEAVPLDDVIAVQEEGCVRRLLLRSAGPSDTGTYTCDAKDDAVSFVVTVTESPVRIISSNEEAPHAYTSGQRVELWCQLSRPAALVHWYKDGEEVEAGESLVLEQDGPRCQLVMPCARPQDAGEYVCDAGGDSVFYTVTVAETPVRIISSNEEAPHAYVAGQHVELWCQLSRPEALVHWYKDGEEVEVGENLVLEQEGPRHQLVLPCAQPQDTGEYVCDAGGDSVFYTVTVTAPQVCIAPVPEAQQLQEVLVGLPVLLECQVSPSDAPVCWMKDGEAVVPSEVLTICSEGCSRRLHIPAAVPSDSGMYICNAGDDAASFRVTVKEAPVRIIGSNEEGPHAYVAGQRVELWCQMSHSGSSVHWYKDGQEVEAGKSLLLEQEGPRCQLVLPCAQPQDSGEFICEAGDTSVAYHISVAEPPVRILHPPQRSLELPVQAPGRLELRCELSVLDAPVRWFKDGLEVDETDNLLLLAEGAWRVLLIPRSSAEDTGEYICESKDEAVSFDVKVLEPPVRILQPCRPPPVVTVSVGETVTLSCELSRTDAPVHWAKEGVRLEAGGSLVLEEEDAHRRLLIPMARAEDSGKYICDAIDDRVTFTVQVLDPLVRILERDVLPTRRHCRAMEDLVLEVHLSHAHGEVKWYKDGEKLQDTGHVRLEEDGARRSLVVLGTTGRDAGEYLCDTGDDSVVFCVTVEVLEPPVTIVGNTGTTEHRCLVVGENLVLACELSRSDATVRWLRDGQEVQLSERVHIEACGVLRQLTIHGVQPSDSGCYICDAASDRVVTSVEVLAPPVCIVNKEEAQSPLEVLEGDSVTLVARLSPETALAQWQKDGQTLCSGGRLLVCSEGPARSLTIKQVELGDSGIFLCDAGDDEVHFTLHVKEAPVLFVNKREEREKLLVLEGGSAVLSAITSMERADVTWLGPQQAAVAGEHCEVRRDGRVHSLVLHNVAKEDAGVYTCLSPHDQMQFDVSVRELQVKFLRGLSDVRARQGERVVLWCELCKARGDVVWRKDGQALAPGPRWQMVADGRERSLVLNRVEPRDAGEYCCESNDDRTLAMLTVQVPRVVEIITELQSVTVLEGEDATFKCLVSPEDVVVTWQLNGQPVAPSELLVVARSGLCHSLTLRRCQPSNAATVTANAEGLVSTARLSVQEAQVLFVRKLQDMVAEEDEDACLDVEVSHETAEVQWLKQGILLQPDSKYQMQESGRRRTLTIHCVSPADRGTYRCESLHDRTQARLCVEPRKVSIRMPLADVETFEKETATFHLELSQPGVPGVWTRDGIRVKPSSMCRISATGCRHSLTLEGLALEDSGTVTFTADNLRCSARLLVREPPVTMVRVPQDLGVQETGVASFECELSRPSVEVKWFKDGQELRPGPNCRIYSAGRRRVLQLSRCDLADAGIYTCDTGDCQASATLHVQERRVCIVRDLQDAQVQEGDNAIFTCEVSHGDVKGEWFQDGEKIKVSSTVKIRQEGTRHFLLLCGVRPEDAGLIRFATRTAVSEASLRVEALPIRIVKPLRDKTVLARHKATLECTVSHARGRVRWLRGDTEIFAGDKYEICNLDCYRTLIIHRVGPEDEDSYTCDAFDDRSTARLLVEGS; the protein is encoded by the exons ATGGAAGGTCTCAGGGGAGCCCCCAGGTTCCTGGCCTATCCACGTGCATTCACAGTACAAAGTGGTGCCAACGCAGTCTTGAGCTGCCAGATCACAGGTGACCCCCAGCCGAGCATCCTCTGGGAGAAAGACAAGACCCCAATCGAGTCCTCAGGCCGTTTCCATGTGGAAGTCAAGGGGGACCTGTACAGCCTGCTGGTGTCCCACGCCACTCCCCAGGACAGTGGGCTCTACATCTGCAAGGCCAGGAACAGTGTTGGTGAGACCTATGCTGCTGCCACACTCAAAGTGGAGGAGGGAGACCCCCAAGAGGAGGATAAATGCTCCGGTGGCGAGGCGCCCACCTTTCTTGTTGCCCCCTTGTCCACACGAGTGTGTCGTGGAGGGGATGTGACGTTCACTTGCAGAGTGTCCGGGCAGCCTTGCCCGGTGCTGGAATGGGAGAAGGACGGGCACAAGCTCTCTGACGTCTTTGAGAGCAGCCACTTCATGGTGGGGCAAGAGCCGAAGAACTGGCACTTCCTGAAGCTCTTTGGTGCCCGGCCCCAAGATGGAGGGGTGTACGTGTGCCGGGCACACAGTGGCTCCCGGGAGGCCCTAGCTGCTGCCGTGCTCCTGGTTGAACCCCGCGCACTGCCGGATGGGCTTCCCAATGGCTCTCCTGCTGATGGCTCTAAACTGCTGGCAGAGCGGCAGCAGCGGCTGCAGAGGCACACAACAGGACAGCATGTGGCACCAGAGACCTGGGTGCCCAACGGCACAGTGCCGGCCAGGGTGCCAGGAGCCAAGGCGTTCACCGTGAGTGCAGGGAAGCACGCCAAGTTTCGCTGCTACATCACTGGCAAGCCCAAGCCAGAGATTGTCTGGCAGAAGGATGGGGAGCCCCTCACCCCTGGCCGCAGGCACCTTGTCTATGAGGACAGGGAGGGCTACTTCATCCTCAAGGTGCTGTACTGCAAACCCCAGGACCAGGGACTGTATGTCTGCACCGCATCCAACACTGCTGGCCAGACCCTCAGCGCAGTTCAGCTCCAGGTGAAAG AGCACCGGCTGCGGTTCCAGGTGCAGCTGCTGGATGTGGAGGTGGCAGAGAGGGAGGACGCGGTGCTGGAGTGCCAGGTGCCACTGGAGACTATCCCAACGGCCTGGTACCTGGAGGACagggagctgcagcccagccacaAGTATGTGATGGAGGAGAAAGGCGTGCTGCGGCGCCTGACCATCCGCGATGCCCGTACCGATGATGATGGCATATACCTCTGCCAGATGAAGGATAAAGGACGCAGCATTGCTGAGGTCTCTGTGCGAG GGGTGATCACAAAACGACTGCCACGGAAGCTGGACGTGATGGAGGGTGAGAATGCAGTTTTCTGTGTGGAGACACGGGATGAGTTAGAGGGGATCTGCTGGAGCCGGGATGGGCTGCAGCTACAGGAGTCGCCCCGCACCGTGCTGAAGAGCTTCGGCAGGACACACCTTCTGGTGCTGGTGCACGTCACCCGCCAAGATGCAGGCATCATCTCCTTCGCTGTTGGGGAGTCACAGACGTCCTCCCAGCTCCGGGTCAAGT GTGTGAAGCATGACCCACCGAGTGCGCCTGTGGCAGCTGAGATGAGTGTGGCAGAGAGCAACGTGGCCCTGCTGACATGGTGTCCAGcgcccaacacccacctccaCCCCCCCAGCCGCTACCTGCTGGAGCGGCGGGAAGCAGCTGGGGGTGAGTGGGTGCAGTGCCTCGCCACTGACCTGCCCGGCCGTGTGCAAGTGCTGGGTGACAGCGTGCCCCGTGAGGCCGACTACTGCTTCCGCGTCTGTGCCGTCAATGAGCACGGCAGGAGTGACCCCATTGAGTTTCCCGGCTCCGTGCATCTTG ccccagcagctcgCCTGGAGAGGGGTCTGCGGGATGTGCAAGTGCGAGATGGTGAGGATGCGCTGTTCTCCCTGGAGCTGTCAGCCATAGTGAATGGTGCCTGGTTCCTCAACGGCGCCAGGCTGGGTGAGGAGGAGTCTGATGGCCGGTGCAGAGTGCAACAACATGGGATGGAGCACTCGTTGCTGATCCAGGGAGCACAGCTGGCCGACAGCGGGGCCCAAGTCACCTTCGTGTCTGGCAGTGTGTGGGACTCAGCCACACTGCATGTACAAG CCCCACAGGTCCACATCGACCCATCGCCTGAGGCTGAGCGTCTCCTTGAAGTGCCAGCAGGGatgcctgtgctgctggagtGCCAGGTGTTCCCTCCAGGTGCCCCTGTCCGCTGGCTGAAGGATGGTGAGGCCGTGCCCCTGGACGACGTCATTGCAGTGCAAGAAGAAGGCTGTGTGCGGAGGCTGCTCCTCCGCTCAGCAGGTCCCTCGGACACTGGCACATACACCTGTGATGCCAAGGATGATGCTGTGAGCTTTGTGGTCACTGTGACGG AGTCACCGGTGAGGATCATCAGCTCCAATGAGGAAGCCCCCCATGCCTACACATCTGGTCAACGCGTGGAGCTGTGGTGCCAGCTATCCCgcccagcagcactggtgcACTGGTACaaggatggggaggaggtggaggcagGCGAGAGCCTGGTGCTTGAGCAGGACGGGCCGAGGTGCCAGCTGGTGATGCCCTGTGCCCGGCCACAGGATGCAGGGGAGTATGTCTGTGATGCTGGTGGAGACTCTGTTTTCTACACTGTCACTGTGGCAG AGACACCCGTGAGGATCATCAGCTCCAATGAGGAGGCCCCCCACGCTTATGTGGCTGGTCAACACGTGGAGCTGTGGTGCCAGCTGTCCCGTCCGGAGGCCCTGGTGCACTGGTACAAGGATGGGGAGGAGGTAGAGGTGGGTGAGAATttggtgctggagcaggaggggcCACGGCACCAGCTGGTGCTGCCATGTGCCCAGCCACAGGACACAGGGGAGTACGTCTGCGACGCTGGCGGGGACTCTGTCTTCTACACTGTCACTGTGACAG CCCCACAGGTCTGCATTGCCCCAGTGCCTGAggcacagcagctccaggaggTGCTGGTAGGGttgcctgtgctgctggagtGCCAGGTGTCCCCTTCGGATGCTCCTGTCTGCTGGATGAAGGATGGCGAGGCCGTGGTCCCATCTGAGGTCCTCACCATCTGCTCAGAGGGATGCTCCCGAAGGCTGCACATCCCTGCAGCCGTGCCATCCGACTCAGGGATGTACATCTGCAATGCTGGGGACGATGCTGCCAGCTTCAGGGTGACCGTGAAGG AGGCACCAGTGAGGATCATCGGCTCCAATGAGGAGGGCCCGCATGCCTACGTAGCTGGGCAGCGAGTGGAGCTGTGGTGCCAGATGTCCCACTCAGGATCTTCAGTGCACTGGTACAAAGATGGGCAGGAGGTGGAGGCAGGGAAGAgcctgctgctggagcaggaggggcCGAGGTGCCAACTGGTGCTGCCCTGTGCACAGCCACAGGACTCAGGGGAGTTCATCTGTGAAGCTGGGGACACGTCTGTCGCTTACCACATCTCTGTGGCAG AACCACCAGTGAGGATCCTGCACCCTCCGCAGCGCTCACTGGAGCTGCCTGTGCAGGCACCGGGGCGCTTGGAGCTACGGTGTGAGCTCTCCGTGCTGGATGCTCCTGTGAGGTGGTTCAAGGATGGGCTGGAGGTTGATGAGACTGacaacctgctgctgctggcagagggggCCTGGCGTGTCCTCCTCATCCCCAGGAGCAGTGCAGAGGACACGGGCGAGTACATCTGCGAGAGCAAAGATGAGGCCGTCTCCTTTGACGTCAAGGTGTTAG AGCCACCGGTGAGgatcctgcagccctgcagaccTCCTCCTGTTGTGACAGTGTCTGTGGGGGAGACGGTGACGCTGAGCTGTGAGCTGTCCCGCACAGATGCACCTGTGCATTGGGCCAAGGAGGGTGTCAGGCTGGAGGCTGGGGGCAGCCTggtcctggaggaggaggatgcccACCGCCGCCTGCTCATCCCCATGGCCCGAGCTGAGGACTCCGGAAAATACATCTGTGATGCCATCGATGACAGGGTTACTTTTACCGTCCAGGTGTTGG ACCCACTGGTCAGGATCCTGGAGAGGGATGTCCTGCCGACCCGCCGGCACTGCCGGGCCATGGAGGATCTGGTGCTGGAGGTGCACCTCTCACACGCCCATGGGGAGGTGAAGTGGTACAAGGATGGGGAGAAGTTGCAGGACACAGGGCATGTGCGGTTGGAGGAGGATGGGGCACGTCGCTCCCTCGTCGTCCTGGGcaccacaggcagggatgctggggaatATCTCTGTGACACTGGTGATGACAGCGTTGTCTTCTGCGTCACCGTGGAAG TCCTAGAGCCACCGGTGACCATTGTGGGCAACACAGGCACCACGGAGCATCGCTGCCTGGTGGTCGGGGAGAACCTAGTGCTGGCTTGTGAGCTCTCCCGGTCCGATGCCACTGTGCGCTGGCTCCGGGATGGCCAGGAGGTGCAGCTGAGTGAGCGGGTGCACATAGAGGCCTGTGGGGTGCTGCGACAGCTCACCATCCATGGGGTGCAGCCCAGCGACTCAGGGTGCTACATCTGCGATGCCGCCAGCGACCGTGTGGTGACAAGCGTTGAGGTGTTGG ccccacctGTGTGCATTGTGAACAAGGAAGAGGCGCAGAGCCCAttggaggtgctggagggggaCAGTGTGACACTGGTGGCCCGCCTGTCCCCGGAGACAGCATTGGCACAGTGGCAGAAGGATGGACAGACACTGTGCTCAGGTGGGCGGCTGCTGGTGTGCAGCGAGGGCCCCGCACGCAGCCTCACCATCAAGCAAGTGGAGCTGGGTGACAGCGGCATCTTCCTCTGTGATGCTGGTGATGATGAGGTGCATTTCACGCTGCATGTGAAAG AGGCACCGGTGCTGTTTGTGAACAAGCGGGAAGAGCGAGAAAAGCTGTTGGTGCTGGAGGGCGGCAGCGCTGTGCTCTCCGCTATAACCTCCATGGAGCGAGCTGATGTCACCTGGCTGGGCCCACAGCAGGCGGCAGTGGCCGGTGAGCACTGTGAGGTCCGGCGGGATGGCCGTGTGCACAGCCTTGTCCTCCACAATGTGGCCAAGGAGGACGCTGGTGTCTACACCTGCCTTTCCCCTCACGACCAGATGCAGTTTGACGTGAGCGTCCGAG agctgcaggtgaAGTTCCTGCGTGGGCTGTCAGATGTGCGTGCCCGTCAGGGCGAGCGGGTGGTGCTCTGGTGTGAGCTCTGCAAGGCGCGGGGCGACGTGGTGTGGCGGAAGGACGGGCAGGCGCTGGCACCTGGCCCCCGCTGGCAGATGGTGGCGGACGGGAGAGAACGCTCACTGGTGCTGAACCGCGTGGAGCCCAGGGATGCCGGCGAGTACTGCTGCGAGTCCAACGATGACCGGACGCTGGCAATGCTGACAGTGCAGG TCCCCAGGGTGGTGGAGATAatcacagagctgcagagcgTGACGGTGCTGGAGGGGGAGGATGCCACATTCAAGTGCCTGGTATCCCCTGAGGACGTGGTTGTGACCTGGCAGCTGAACGGCCAGCCCGTGGCCCCCAgtgagctgctggtggtggcGAGGAGTGGGCTGTGCCACAGCCTCACCCTTCGGCGGTGTCAGCCAAGCAATGCGGCCACCGTGACTGCCAATGCTGAGGGACTGGTGAGCACAGCCCGTCTGAGTGTGCAAG AGGCGCAGGTGCTGTTTGTGCGGAAGCTGCAGGATATGGTggcagaggaggatgaggaCGCATGCCTGGACGTGGAGGTGAGCCACGAGACTGCCGAGGTGCAGTGGCTGAAGCAGGGCATCCTCCTCCAGCCAGACAGCAAGTACCAGATGCAGGAGTCGGGACGCCGGCGCACCCTCACCATCCACTGTGTCAGCCCCGCCGACCGTGGCACCTACCGCTGCGAGAGTCTGCATGACCGCACGCAGGCCAGGCTCTGCGTGGAGC CCCGGAAAGTGTCAATACGGATGCCACTGGCAGATGTGGAGACCTTTGAGAAGGAGACAGCCACCTTCCACCTGGAGCTGTCTCAGCCTGGCGTGCCTGGGGTCTGGACACGGGACGGCATTCGGGTGAAGCCTAGCAGCATGTGCCGGATCAGTGCCACAGGCTGCAGACACAGCCTAACGCTGGAGGGGCTGGCATTGGAGGACTCAGGAACTGTCACCTTCACCGCTGACAACCTGCGCTGCAGTGCCCGCCTGCTTGTGCGGG AGCCTCCTGTCACAATGGTGAGGGTCCCACAGGACCTCGGGGTCCAGGAGACAGGCGTTGCCAGCTTTGAGTGTGAGCTGTCTCGCCCCAGCGTGGAGGTGAAGTGGTTCAAG GATGGGCAGGAGCTACGGCCAGGACCCAACTGCCGCATCTACTCAGCGGGCCGGCGTCGTGTCCTGCAGCTGAGCCGCTGCGACCTGGCTGACGCTGGCATCTACACCTGCGACACGGGCGACTGCCAGGCCTCTGCCACGCTGCATGTCCAGG AGCGACGGGTCTGCATCGTGCGTGATCTGCAGGATGCCCAGGTGCAGGAGGGCGACAACGCCATCTTCACCTGCGAGGTGTCACATGGGGATGTGAAGGGCGAGTGGTTCCAGGATGGAGAAAAAATCAAGGTTTCCAGCACGGTGAAGATACGTCAAGAag GGACTCGGcatttcctgctgctctgtggcGTGCGCCCTGAGGACGCAGGACTCATCCGCTTTGCTACCAGAACGGCTGTCTCGGAGGCCAGCTTGCGAGTGGAAG CACTGCCGATTCGGATTGTGAAGCCACTGCGGGACAAGACAGTACTGGCACGACACAAGGCAACGCTGGAATGCACTGTATCTCATGCCCGGGGCCGGGTGCGCTGGCTCCGTGGGGACACCGAGATTTTCGCTGGTGACAAGTACGAGATCTGCAACCTGGACTGCTACCGCACGCTCATCATCCACCGCGTAGGCCCTGAAGATGAGGATTCATACACCTGTGATGCCTTTGATGACCGTTCCACTGCCCGGCTCCTTGtggagg